tcacagaaATGATGTAACAGTTTAAATGAACTGCATTCAGAGTCTGCTACATAAGACAGTGTTTGATGTTTGGAGAGTGATTGCTTAATATGCATCAAGAGCTCTTTCCATGCTCAGTGCTAATTATGATTATTTGAACTTGCTGTAGGAAACTGTCTCTCCCCCCTTGATTTACTTTGTCATGTTGTCGGAGTGTGTAATAGCTATGTTTGATTTACGCTTTTTGGGATAATTAGAAATACCATAGGATTCAGTGTTTCAAGTGCATTGTTGGCTTTTCCTGTACCCAAAGCCTGCCTTTTATTTGCCCTGCAAATGGAGCTCATGCTTGACAGTGTGTCTTCTGACAGGCAGGTGCAAATGAGTGTTGTGATCTCGCTCCCCCATCCCCCTTCTAAATACTTGATTTTCTTGGATGTCATGGCAGGTCTTCAGTGATATGACTGTAGGGGAAGGCGAGATGGTCTGTGTGGAGCTGGTGGCCAGTGACAAAAGCAACACATTCCAAGGTGTCATCTTCCAAGGATCCATCCGCTATGAAGCCCTGAAGAAGGTCTATGACAACAGAGTAAGGAGAACCGTTTCAGGGATGGATTTTGGTTCATACTGATGTCTACCAAAGGAGATGTGACAGAGGCAACAGTATTATGGTTCATATGGCTGTTCTGTTCTCATATGTATACAAGCAGGGGAGGTTTCAGCAGAAGGAGTATTGAAGCGAAGCAGGTTGACTTCTATACGTATCTTGCCTCAGCTGTCCTGTCCCCTCTTCAGTTCAgaccactgtttcccaaactgttcattaggacccaccagtgggttgtgagctgattttttttttatgggttgtgaaaagtttttgaaacatttttttgaaaaagaactttgcaagcacccttgcctggtttgcagaagaaaattgttagttGGAATGCTAACCGATGGTATGAGGTTCATACCCtccaattaaaatgtcacatgttCATAAGATTTTCATAGAAAAAAAACCTTTCTAGATTTCTTTGTCTAGTGTGTCACTGTAGATTGATTTTCTTTACTAAATGgtgtgccatagatcatgtgtgaatccactttcagccttttgtctgacctggaagtccctaattgcgtatcttgctctccagttcaacctTCAGGGTATCTTGGAATGActaaggtttgggggaacagttcaTGAACTCCCATTTCTAGGGGGAgtatagcaaatgtctacactCACATACtgtatgtaaggtctctagcagcctcagaagcacagaacccttatttaataatttattaatattaatttttaaGATTTTGTCTAGTGTGTCActatagattgtcattttaataagtgggtcctagtgctaaaaagtttaggaagcactggTTTTGACAAAATACTGCTCCTTTATCACATGTTGATAATTGTTTGTGGTCCCCTTGCATTAAGTGAAATGTGAAAACCAAAGATCTATTAGCATGCAGGGTTTATGACCAAACATTAAATAATAGTGAATAACTCCACTGGCATTCTTTTTGGGACTTTGAATGCTAGCACAAGTCTGCACTGATCCAGGaatgtggatcaggcctgggaagaaccCACCCATTGGATCCatcccccgcctccctcccaacccctgcatggacttacctgctctggcagacaTCCGCTATTTGCCATGACCCGGGCCTAACTCGCCACTTGCTTCAGCAGCAGTCAGGCCACGTGTGCTGGTGCTTTCACATTTTTTACAGCCATAAAGGGGTTTACGCCACTGGACTGTAACTTCCAGTGGCATAAAgaccctttaggattggaccataaggctGTTTTGGTCCATGAGGAGCTGAAGCTTGTGCACCAAATGTGTATCAACTCCAAACTTCTATTTGCATGTTCCCTGCCACATCTGCATCAGAAATAAAGCCGAGTGTCATCTGCAGATTGATGACACCAAACAGGGACTATCTTGATAACCTCtaccagcagtttcatgtagaagTTAAACAACACAGGAGACAAAATAGAGCAGACTGTGTAATTTTATAATATTGTAAAGTAACATGACATGCAGGTAAACTCCCTTAGCAGCACCTCCCTCAAACTGCCTACCACAGGCAAGAGGGAATCCATCAGAGCTCAGAGCTTCTAATTCCAGACCGGAGACAACCATGGTCAAGGGCATCAAAAGTCATTGAGGATTTCAGAGGAGTTAGGCTCACACTTCCCTTTTTTACTTCCTGAAGGTTGTCTACTAAGGCAACTAAAGTAATAGTACCAAAACCAGGGAGGAAGTCAGATTGAAATGGATCCAGGTAATCACTATTAACTTTATAAGCTGCTTATGCTTTTTTCTCTCTGTGTAGGTAAGTGTTGCAGCAAAAATGGCGCAAAGGATGTCCTTTGGATTTTATAAATACAACAATATGGAGTTTGTGAGAATGAAGGGGCCTCAGGGGAAAGGACATGCAGAGATGGCGGTGAGTCGTGTTTCAACTGGTGACACGTCTCCCTATGGAACAGAGGAGGATTCGAACCCCAGCTCACCTCTACACGAGAGAGTAAGTTACTTtagaacaggattgggcagctTTTCTACTCTTGAGGGGACTTTCTGGAGAACAGGGTTTAGTCTGGAAGCCAGAACTGGATCTTGCTGCATAAACCAATCTCTTCGCAGCTGTTTTAATTATCTGTTTCATATGTCCAATGCATTGCATGAATATACAGAGAAGTATGACATTGAAGAGTAGAATACTACTGACTCTTGCAGTTTTAAAACTAATTTTTGACACGAATGAAACTGTCTGCAAATGTTTAACTGCATCTCAATTGTAATGTGATAAGGTGGCCAGGAGCCAGATAAAATTGCTTTGTGGGCTGGATGTGACCCATAAACTGCCAGTAGGCCATCCCTAGATTAAAGCATTGGATGCTGATTAACCTGGCCTTATGGGGCCAACTGTGAAGGGTGAGTGGCCATAAATGGAGTTCTGTCCATACGTGCTTGTTCAGAATTCAGAAGTGTAGTTTTTAAGAGTATATTCCCAGATCAGGAAGTAATTTTTTAATTAGACTACCATTCAGATCATAGGATAATTGAATGAtatgctaaatataagacaacCCCAAACACAACTGAGAGTAATCAATACAAATCTCTGGTTCTTCCTTCCTAATACGTTTCTCCTTTATTCCCCCTTCAGGTCACTTCCTTCAGCACCCCTCCAACTCCTGAACGAAACAACCGCCCTTCTTTTTTCTCTCCATCCCTCAAGAGGAAAGTGCCCCGAAATCGAATTGCTGAAATGAAAAAATCCCATTCTGCCAATGATAGTGAAGAGTTCTTTAGAGATGACGATGGTGGAGGTAAGAAAAGATAGATTGCCAGGAATAACTTGGCCTAAGACAGAACTTCCTGTCTCAGCCGGCATTGAGGTTGCTAAGTTGGGTTTGGATTGTCTTGACCTGACTGTGTTATGCGTGAAGATGTCGCTTGTGGTAGAGATAGGAGTTCAGATCTACTACAGGGTTTAACAGGCAAAACTAATTTAATCTCCACCTTGATTTATGTGTCTATTATATCTCACTGGTCCCCAGAAGCATTTCTATTGGGCTGGATTGTGATACATGAAACTGCTAGTCATTACCGTTTTCTGGAAATTATTGCGTTGTGATGTACTTTGTGAAATCCACATGTTGCCAAAGAACAGTAAAATCACAACCTAATCCTAAAGGGCCTTTATGCCACTGGAATAAGTGTTCTGGCTGCATAAAtgcctttatggctgtcacaaatgtcacAGATACCCTTAGGAACAAGTAACCCTGTGCAGGGGTTGGAATGGAGGTGGGattgcagtgggcagggaggaggatggattggGCCTGAGAAGCAGGAGGGTTTGCCGGCAATGATACCCCCTTCCAGAacccaatccaccttcctgggtcaacacatacttatgccagctatagagctggcacaggtccaggttgatccatggcagctgctgggatttaccccagagcaagggaacaaggaggcctgaggaggtctccagaggccaaaaccctccctctcccacattggcaccactgcattgctgcatgggcagcacataggattgggctgttaaacaagCCAGTAGCATTTTAGACCACAGGTGGAAGCATTTAGATTTTTGGATTGTCCACTATTGTAAAAGACTCCCCACCGACATAAAATAAACACAGCCAGGAAAGGGCTAGACTACAGCCATTTTTCTTCCTGCTGTGCTCATTTTATACAGTTGGGCAGGTGTTTGTAAAAGAGAGGAGCATTGAGTGGTATCTGACACATACCCTCTGTTCCTCTGTGGCTTAgtgtgtcaaaaatttggaaaatgcctaacttgactctgctggtgcGACGCCCCTCCCCCTCTGAACAACAGAGGAAACAATTATTtgcatattcatttatttcagtcatgtgtggtgctatgtatcatataaagaaacatcaaataattacagAAATGAAATACAAGTGAAACAAACTCAGTTGCTGTTGGGTGTCGTGAATGATGGCTTGTCGCCCAAAATATTGTGGGCTATAAGCTTTGACACATGTGTCATAAGTTTGCCATTATAGTACTTATGTACTCTTCTGGTAGTAAAACTTTGAAGTCGGACTATGAAGTTTTTGTAGGCTGATATTCATATTAATTGTATGAATTGGTCAGCTGGTTTTGGCAGGATGCATTTTTAAGAATCAGTTGGTGGAAGAGTTTGTACTTTGTGttcagaagatcccaggtttagATCTTGGTTCCTCCAACTCAAGTATCTGAGGCGGTGAGAGTGGAACATCTGAGTTACTGCTGGGCAATGGTGGGATAGAGTAGATGGATCCAGTGGTGTAGGTGAGAGGGGGCAGAGGGTACTGTGCTCCTGAATGACACTCCATTGGGGGCAGCAATCAACTGCACCACATTGACTTGCCTACATGGCCACCTGATTCTTCTGCTTTTTTCAAAGTGGAAGAAGCAGgtggctgctcagagcagcattCAATCTCTCCGGGGGAGAGCAGGAGAATCTGCCTCCCCTCGCAGGCCTTCTGAGTGCTACTCTAAGTGGCCGTCTGCTTCTTCCACCTTTTTTCATAGTGATAAAAGTGGTTGGCGACTCAGAGCATTGCGcaaccagaagtaattgcggtgactcCATCACTTCCAGGTCGAGGGCAGCACGACAGCAAGGTGTGCCAGTGGATGATGGCTCAACAGTTGACTTGTGTCAGGCATATATCAAtggaaataaacattttaaagagCTGTTGAATATGGCAGCTAAATAGAACCTCTATCTTTAAAGGCAGGATGTCATTCGTCTGACAATAAGAGGTGTCTGTCCCTTCCATGCCAGGCCTGCTTGCTTTTTGAGGCATCTGACTGGGAAGCttagatggatctttttgatgtGATTAAGACAGTTGTCTGTTCTGTGCTTGATGCCTTCGTGCTTGATGCCTTCCTCTCCTCTGACAGACCTGCACAATGCAACAAATCTGAGGTCGCGATCTTTGTCTGGAACAGGAAGATCTCTGGTGGGCTCATGGCTGAAGCTGAACAGGACAGATGAAAACTTCCTACTCTATGCACATTTAACCTACGTCACGTTGCCACTGCACCGAATCCTGACAGGTGAagcctattcaacttcccaggaTCAGAGAAATTTAACGTTTAGCAGAAACTTCTCTTGCATACACCCCACTAAACCAAACAGCCAGAGGTGTTGCTAGAGGCAGCAGCAGCCGGGGCAGAAATGCCGGGACGTCACAACGTCAGTTCTGGGTTCTCCAAGAAGCTGTCAAAACACGAggaggtggtggtgctgctgcttattgtcttgtgtgctccctgaggcttctggtgggccactgggagatgcaggaagctggactagatgggcctttggcttgatccagctgggctcttatgttcttacgcttCTCCCACTGCTGCCATCCTGGCTGGGCCTCACATGGCACCCCTTTCTGGCCTGCTTCCCAGGGCAGACTCCCCCCTCCTTCTGCTTGGTACACCACTGCAAATGGCAAATATGTCTCCCATTCTTAAAAAGAGTTGTGCAGGAGAAGTTTCCGGCGGAGTCTGCTCTTGCCCAGGTTTCAATCATTAAAAGCTGAGTTGAGTTTTGAATTTGTATTTGCTAATGCTTGACATTTTTACtccttatatatcatttctcagttgaAACACGGCCTTGTTTCTTCGTAATTGTCACATTTCGCTTTTgtcctgaatcatatcatgctgattatgaaaaagatccaagtaaaacttggtttagagacccctgcactatacaaatgttaagtattttTATTATGTTGGTTCTTCTGGGATGAAGAAGAGGCAACAATTAAACTTCTCTTTTTGGAAAACAGGCATTTCAGCAGTTGTCCTGTTCTACCCGCTGCAGTGTTTAGTTGCTCCTGTACTCCATCATTTATAACAACTGTTATAAATCGTTATGATGAAAACTTATTGCAAGTTCTGCAAACGAAATGTAAAAACATCTCATTTGCAGAACTTACTCAGAATTTACTAACTACTAGTAGTCAATGTGTTTTGGGCTATACCAAATACTTGGATATACCAAATTTCAGCAGGCAACACCATAAGTATTGCCGGACGGAGGGAAGAGATTATTTCATTGCTACCTATTTCAATCATGTAAAAACTGAATGCATGTGTGTATTAAAACTTTTGAATGGTGTGAAAGTACCTTAATTTTAGGATATATGGAAGGGGCTGTATCTGCGGATCCCAAATCCATGGAATGTGTCCGTAGGGCTCCCGTCGTGTGTGTcccccctcgcctccagagggtcctctgagcccggCAGTTTAAAAAACTCAACTTCCGTTTCTCCATGAATCCAGAAGCGatgttttttaatgccttacattaaaaatgtcacttccagtttcacagagaaatgaaagtctttttttaactgttgggcacagaggaccctccagaggtaaggggagcagagctgaCCCTCAGCTCCGAAGGGTGAAAGAGAGGTGTTCGCCCATATCCACTgtttcacttaaccacggggggggggggtgtttctggaatggaacttcCACAGAGACGGGCACATGCCTGTAAGACATTCCCCTCCAAGTCTGAAGGAGAGGTGCAAATTCCAGGCTTCTCAGGTAATCAAGGTTTACATATGTGCCAAATTCCAGGACTCTCATTCATGCAGAAGGAATGATTTCCAGTGCCCTAGTGAGGGAATGAAGCTCAAGCAACTTTATGTAATTGCATTCTGATATTTCAAGGGAACAAACTGTGACTGAAATTCCTCCTTGTCCTCTTTTTGTCTTTGTTTGCTCAGATATTCTCGAAGTGCGGCAGAAACCAATTCTGATGACATAGCAGAGGGCTGGCCACCACCTTGGAATCCTTGCTGCCAAGTGCCTAAAACAACAAACTTCTGTCACAACACCACCATCTAGTGTCAGGAACCTAACATTACACTATACTGAAAAAGGGATGTGTAGAAATTACCAGCCAACCAATCAAGAAGtgcctcttccttctttcctttgctATACACGCACTGTATGCTCACTTAAACGAAACAAGACTACATCTCTTTAGAGTTACGACTGGCAGAAGACTTCCAATCCCCAAAAGTAGTGATTGTGTTTCAAAGAATGCTTTATGAACAACTTGTTACAGTGTTTACTTCAAAACTGGAATAAACCAACATGTACAGAATGTATTAATCTTTCTATACTTTGAGAGGAACATCCATAGGATTTCATACTGATGTACCAATTAACCTTGTTTCGTAGACTGCTGAGAACCCTCCTTGTCCCATAATAAAACATATGTATCTGTAAAGTTGAAAGGATGACAAAGAAGAGAAATCAAAGCCTAAGTCTGAAGGCTACATGTAGTAGTCCAAATGGAGCTAAATGGCTTGTTTTTCTGCTTCCGTCAAGGGTGCGTTTTAAAGGCTCACAATGTAAACTGATTCTGCAATGACAAGCATCAGATCCAAGAGCTGCAAGAAGTCTAGTCAAAAAGGCCTGAAAGAGTGAGATCAACTTTGAAGAAATGTATTATGTCAGGTGTAACTTAAGTCTGGTATGGCTAATGTTTCTGGGAGTAAAAGTGTCCTGAGTAATATAGATTTGTAATTTGAGAAGCAGTTTAATATGAATGTAAGGACTctagtatttaaaaaaacaaacaaacccagcaGACAACCAGTTAACGTAACCTGAATCGGTAAGAACTGAAGTGGCCTGCTAGAAAGCTTTATGAATTGCCATCTCAACAAGGTTTCCTGACTATAGAACGTGGTTGGTATGGTCCTGGGATGTATTGAAGCctaaatttttttgtttttttgttaaagGTTTTAAAACACAACcctgacaattaaaaaaaaccaaaatcctaGAGTTGGGATTTGTCAGTGGGTAGTATATCAAGTCTGTGTGTTTGCAAAAGAAGGTGCATTAAAAATGTACTGTGTAGTGAATGATGAGGTCAGGC
This genomic interval from Tiliqua scincoides isolate rTilSci1 chromosome 6, rTilSci1.hap2, whole genome shotgun sequence contains the following:
- the KIAA0930 gene encoding uncharacterized protein KIAA0930 homolog isoform X1; this encodes MAAPGQRDGEQRAGGLDRSLQQMLRAIVEERSRVSVRQEVSGLGCFKDDRIVFWTWMFSTYFMEKWAPRQDDMLFYVRRKLSYVGDNADGKKQVEVEVYRRDSKKLPGLGDPDIDWEESVYLNLILQKLDYIVTCAVCTRSDGGDIHIHKKKSQQVFASPSKHPMDSKGEESKISYPNIFFMIDNFEEVFSDMTVGEGEMVCVELVASDKSNTFQGVIFQGSIRYEALKKVYDNRVSVAAKMAQRMSFGFYKYNNMEFVRMKGPQGKGHAEMAVSRVSTGDTSPYGTEEDSNPSSPLHERVTSFSTPPTPERNNRPSFFSPSLKRKVPRNRIAEMKKSHSANDSEEFFRDDDGGDLHNATNLRSRSLSGTGRSLVGSWLKLNRTDENFLLYAHLTYVTLPLHRILTDILEVRQKPILMT
- the KIAA0930 gene encoding uncharacterized protein KIAA0930 homolog isoform X3, whose protein sequence is MFSTYFMEKWAPRQDDMLFYVRRKLSYVGDNADGKKQVEVEVYRRDSKKLPGLGDPDIDWEESVYLNLILQKLDYIVTCAVCTRSDGGDIHIHKKKSQQVFASPSKHPMDSKGEESKISYPNIFFMIDNFEEVFSDMTVGEGEMVCVELVASDKSNTFQGVIFQGSIRYEALKKVYDNRVSVAAKMAQRMSFGFYKYNNMEFVRMKGPQGKGHAEMAVSRVSTGDTSPYGTEEDSNPSSPLHERVTSFSTPPTPERNNRPSFFSPSLKRKVPRNRIAEMKKSHSANDSEEFFRDDDGGDLHNATNLRSRSLSGTGRSLVGSWLKLNRTDENFLLYAHLTYVTLPLHRILTDILEVRQKPILMT
- the KIAA0930 gene encoding uncharacterized protein KIAA0930 homolog isoform X2: MAAPGQRDGEQRAGGLDRSLQQMLRAIVEERSRVSVRQEVSGLGCFKDDRIVFWTWMFSTYFMEKWAPRQDDMLFYVRRKLSYVGDNADGKKVEVEVYRRDSKKLPGLGDPDIDWEESVYLNLILQKLDYIVTCAVCTRSDGGDIHIHKKKSQQVFASPSKHPMDSKGEESKISYPNIFFMIDNFEEVFSDMTVGEGEMVCVELVASDKSNTFQGVIFQGSIRYEALKKVYDNRVSVAAKMAQRMSFGFYKYNNMEFVRMKGPQGKGHAEMAVSRVSTGDTSPYGTEEDSNPSSPLHERVTSFSTPPTPERNNRPSFFSPSLKRKVPRNRIAEMKKSHSANDSEEFFRDDDGGDLHNATNLRSRSLSGTGRSLVGSWLKLNRTDENFLLYAHLTYVTLPLHRILTDILEVRQKPILMT